The window TTGAACGATTTCTGGCTCAAACGTGAAAATTAATTCATGCGTTCCCGCTGGAACAAATAAACCTCTCAAAGAATAATTTACTTTGGCAATAGGTACTTCTTGACCGTCGATAGTAGCAGTCCACCCATGCGGATAATACATCTCTGAGAAAACGGCTAGTCCATCTTTAGTATTTGAACTTTTATAAGTAAGTTGTTCTGTCTTATAATTTGTTAACTCAATGAATGCGGTAGAATCTCTTCCTATTTCTAATGAACCATTATTTAAAAGTTCTTTTTGATCTTCGGTAATAATGGCAGTTTGATTAGCATCTAGACCTTTTAAGGCTAGAATTTCTTTATTTTGATCTTCTACAGTGGTTATTTCATTTACAAACCAGGCGTTTCCTTGTGCTTCTGGGTTTTGTTGAGCAACGGTTTGTCCTTGGTACGGAATGAGGAAATATCTAGTGTTGAACATGGATAAGATTTCCATTTGAGTACTTTGATTTCCTTCCGGATTCATGAAATAAAAATTCATTAAATCCTGGAATCTGCGAGGTTTTGCACCGTGGTAACCACCCATAGCTTTATGAAAATAAGCCGCTCTACCACTATTATTAGGATCTGCTAATTGATCATAGACTCTATAATGCTCTTGATCTTCAAGAGCTGTTTGGTCTGCTTCAGTTTTTTCAAAAGCAAATGCATACTCTCTTGCGGTAACGTAATCATCTGAATTGACATAATTCAAATCAAAACTGATCAAATCAAACAAAATGACACCACCACAAACAGCCAAAACAGCTACTTCTTTTATTTTATCACTTAGTAATAAGTACAAAGCTCCGCAAATAAGACCTACATAAAGTAAGGCTTTTAGCGCATCTTCTTGAATCATGGCAAAACGATCTGCTTCCAGTGCTTTGACATATCGAGAACCTAGTTGTGGAAAATCTAGTAAATATTCATCAAATGGTCCTGTTAAATTGAAAATGTAAGAACCTAGAAAGGCGATAATTAATAGCAACCCACCAAAACCAGCTCCAGCATACAATAGGGCTTTTCGCTTAATTTCAATAGAATTTTTCTCATTAAAGAATTGCCACAGTCCTATTGCCGCAAGAATAGGAACACATAACTCAATGATGACTTGAATACTGGTAACCGCTCTAAACTTGCTGTAAAATGGCATGTAATCAATGAAAAGCTTTGTTAACCAGCTTAAGTTTTTTCCATAAGATAATAGCAAAGCCAGAACAATAGCCGTTAACGTCCACCATTTTAGTCGTCCACGAATTAAGAATAAAGAAAGTAAAGCCAGAAAAACAACGCTCACACCTAAATATGCCGGTGCTTCTACAATTGCTTGATCACCCCAATACTTTCTCTGACTAAGTGATACCAATTGATTCAAATAATCCAACTCTTCTTCAGAAAGATTAGATGGATTTATTTTAGAAAGTTGTGTTCTGCTCGCGCTATCTTCATCAAACGTCTCACCGCTTCCGCCACCAGCAAATCG is drawn from Nonlabens dokdonensis DSW-6 and contains these coding sequences:
- a CDS encoding YfhO family protein, yielding MKLNFKKIIPHLAVFVVFIVAALAYFHPVLSGKKLYQSDIVQYKGNARQLIDHRETTGEELYWTDAVFGGMPTYQLGARYDYDIIDGLDRALRFLPRPADYLFLYFASFYVLMLVMRVDWKIGLLGALAFGFSTYLIIIIGAGHNSKAHAIAYFPLVVSGIILVFQKRYLAGFVLTALAMALELQANHPQMTYYLLLTLAILCIAYLIDAAKKNILPHYFKSIGIMIAAVVLALGTNAANLLATSEYSKESTRGVPNITINAQGESVQKTSGLDYDYITEYSYGLSESMNLILPRFAGGGSGETFDEDSASRTQLSKINPSNLSEEELDYLNQLVSLSQRKYWGDQAIVEAPAYLGVSVVFLALLSLFLIRGRLKWWTLTAIVLALLLSYGKNLSWLTKLFIDYMPFYSKFRAVTSIQVIIELCVPILAAIGLWQFFNEKNSIEIKRKALLYAGAGFGGLLLIIAFLGSYIFNLTGPFDEYLLDFPQLGSRYVKALEADRFAMIQEDALKALLYVGLICGALYLLLSDKIKEVAVLAVCGGVILFDLISFDLNYVNSDDYVTAREYAFAFEKTEADQTALEDQEHYRVYDQLADPNNSGRAAYFHKAMGGYHGAKPRRFQDLMNFYFMNPEGNQSTQMEILSMFNTRYFLIPYQGQTVAQQNPEAQGNAWFVNEITTVEDQNKEILALKGLDANQTAIITEDQKELLNNGSLEIGRDSTAFIELTNYKTEQLTYKSSNTKDGLAVFSEMYYPHGWTATIDGQEVPIAKVNYSLRGLFVPAGTHELIFTFEPEIVQTGSTIMLISNILLFLIVLGGIILAFKKKKTT